A single genomic interval of Bradyrhizobium sp. AZCC 1693 harbors:
- a CDS encoding ABC transporter substrate-binding protein — MKLFLAAALACAAIASAMAFELPPEIARQGSIKVAIVPNYPPMEFRDPATNTLTGFDVELGEALGKKLGIKIDWQQTSFDQMMPAISTGRVDAILSGMTDMASRQDTATFVDYLRNGPRFFVQQSRATEFKDTTAFCGKKVGASRRTSFPKLIAAWSEAHCGGNPIQFVGTEGSADARTQLRQGRIDAAVQGGETLPYMMDLEPGTYVPIGDVFATQFTGLALGVKEKVLQQAVVEALDSLIADGTYRALLAKWKLTDYGVEKATINAGQ; from the coding sequence ATGAAACTGTTTCTCGCTGCCGCGCTCGCTTGCGCCGCTATCGCTTCGGCCATGGCGTTCGAACTGCCTCCGGAAATCGCCAGGCAGGGCAGTATCAAGGTCGCCATCGTACCGAACTATCCGCCGATGGAATTCCGCGACCCCGCGACCAACACGCTGACCGGATTCGACGTCGAGCTTGGTGAGGCGCTCGGCAAGAAGCTCGGCATCAAGATCGACTGGCAGCAAACCAGTTTCGACCAGATGATGCCTGCGATTTCGACGGGGAGGGTGGATGCGATCCTGTCCGGCATGACGGATATGGCGAGCCGGCAGGACACGGCGACTTTTGTCGACTACCTCCGCAATGGGCCCCGATTTTTCGTGCAGCAATCGCGTGCCACCGAGTTCAAGGACACGACGGCGTTCTGTGGCAAAAAGGTCGGCGCCAGTCGGCGCACGTCCTTTCCGAAGCTGATCGCTGCCTGGAGCGAGGCACATTGCGGCGGAAACCCGATTCAATTCGTCGGCACGGAAGGATCGGCCGATGCCCGGACCCAGCTCAGGCAGGGACGGATCGACGCGGCCGTCCAGGGCGGCGAGACGCTTCCCTACATGATGGACCTCGAGCCGGGCACGTACGTTCCGATCGGCGACGTCTTCGCCACCCAGTTCACCGGGCTTGCGCTGGGCGTGAAGGAGAAGGTGCTGCAGCAAGCGGTCGTGGAGGCCCTGGACTCCTTGATCGCGGACGGTACCTATCGTGCTTTGCTGGCGAAGTGGAAACTGACCGACTACGGCGTAGAGAAGGCGACCATCAATGCAGGACAGTAA
- a CDS encoding amidohydrolase family protein produces MSTIAIFGSYVLSRRDGAQEVLRDHWVLLEGKRIAAVTRDRPSAAEVFDRPGRFVLPGLLNLHNHCFSEAVARTHTEDGNGRRNNQSIVYTVLLPLTKRGADLLSQQERLAIARLGILQLLKGGATTVMEPFRNTIPEMFDAAEEMGIRFYGAPYLFSTSDAKAGPDGVVHYAGDDGQADMDSWNALYHRWNGRGDGRIGLALSPHATDTCGPDLLRACAARARELDVPITTHLAQSQAEVATIASRHGGRTPAEYLDWLGLLAPDLMAAHCIASTDGDLKLMAARGATVLNCPRVFARSGVTAAFGRFAEHGVRTVVGTDGYNMDLLGELNAASMISKIASARADVANAPDLIESVTATAAAVIKRPDLGTIAPGATADLTVVDLTHPHLQPLFDPRRGLVALGNRANIDQVIVDGRVLIDAGRYLHGDETAMISAASVAIGKIWDLPEAQAAFNG; encoded by the coding sequence ATGAGCACGATTGCGATCTTTGGCAGCTATGTGTTGTCGCGCAGGGATGGCGCGCAGGAGGTGCTGCGCGATCACTGGGTGTTGCTGGAAGGCAAACGGATCGCCGCCGTCACGCGCGACCGGCCGTCTGCCGCCGAGGTCTTCGACAGACCGGGCCGCTTCGTGCTGCCCGGACTTCTGAACCTGCACAACCACTGCTTCAGCGAAGCCGTCGCCCGGACGCACACCGAGGACGGCAATGGTCGCCGGAACAACCAGAGCATTGTCTACACGGTGCTGCTGCCGCTGACCAAGCGCGGCGCCGACCTGCTGTCGCAGCAAGAGCGGCTCGCGATCGCGCGACTCGGTATTCTGCAATTGCTGAAGGGCGGCGCCACCACGGTGATGGAGCCGTTCCGCAACACCATCCCGGAGATGTTCGACGCCGCCGAGGAAATGGGAATCCGCTTCTATGGCGCGCCGTATTTGTTTTCGACCTCGGATGCCAAGGCGGGGCCGGACGGCGTGGTGCATTACGCGGGCGATGATGGCCAGGCCGATATGGACAGCTGGAACGCGCTATATCATCGCTGGAATGGACGCGGCGACGGCCGGATTGGCCTCGCGCTGAGTCCGCACGCGACCGACACCTGCGGTCCGGATCTGCTGCGGGCGTGCGCCGCCCGTGCGCGGGAACTCGACGTTCCCATCACCACCCATCTCGCGCAAAGCCAGGCCGAAGTCGCGACGATCGCAAGCCGTCACGGCGGTCGCACGCCGGCCGAATATCTCGACTGGCTTGGCCTTCTGGCGCCTGATCTTATGGCCGCGCACTGCATCGCCAGCACCGATGGCGATTTGAAGCTGATGGCGGCGAGGGGCGCTACGGTGCTGAACTGTCCGCGCGTGTTTGCGCGCTCAGGCGTTACCGCGGCATTCGGCCGCTTCGCGGAGCACGGTGTCCGGACGGTGGTCGGAACCGACGGCTACAACATGGACCTGCTCGGTGAGCTCAACGCCGCGTCGATGATCTCGAAGATTGCGTCTGCCCGTGCTGACGTAGCCAACGCACCTGACCTGATCGAGTCGGTCACGGCAACCGCGGCGGCGGTCATCAAGCGGCCGGACCTCGGAACGATCGCGCCGGGCGCAACCGCCGACCTCACCGTCGTCGATCTGACCCATCCCCATTTACAGCCGCTGTTCGATCCACGGCGCGGGCTGGTCGCGCTCGGTAACCGCGCCAATATCGATCAGGTCATCGTCGACGGGCGAGTGCTTATCGATGCGGGCCGATACCTTCACGGCGACGAAACCGCGATGATTTCGGCCGCGTCAGTGGCAATCGGCAAAATCTGGGATTTGCCGGAAGCCCAGGCGGCCTTCAATGGTTGA
- a CDS encoding amino acid ABC transporter permease, translated as MRAAPTLAEGFPDISEMTVARQAHWGRWLAAAAILVVLAAIGRAFVNGQIEWTYVSRFLTAKVILEGITNTMVMAVLAMALGIVLGVVVAIMRLSSNPVLTSVAAGYTWLFRGTPLILQLLLWFNLALVFPTIGIPGLWSARAVDVMTPFLSALLGLGINQGAYTSEVMRAGMLAVDVGQYEAAQAIGMGRLRALRRIILPQAMRVVIPPLGNEFIGMVKATSLASVIQYPEVLHNAENIYYANSRVIELLIVAGCWYLLVVSILTPLQMLLERRFARGALQITR; from the coding sequence ATGAGAGCCGCACCCACGCTCGCGGAGGGCTTTCCCGATATTTCGGAGATGACGGTCGCGCGTCAGGCTCACTGGGGGCGATGGCTCGCTGCTGCGGCGATTCTCGTCGTGCTGGCGGCGATCGGTCGCGCCTTCGTCAACGGCCAGATCGAATGGACCTATGTCAGTCGCTTCCTGACCGCGAAAGTGATCCTCGAGGGCATTACCAATACCATGGTGATGGCGGTGCTCGCGATGGCGCTCGGCATCGTCTTGGGCGTCGTCGTCGCGATCATGAGGCTCTCGTCCAATCCGGTGCTGACGTCGGTCGCCGCCGGCTACACCTGGTTGTTCCGCGGCACACCGCTGATCCTGCAATTGCTGTTGTGGTTCAACCTCGCGCTGGTATTTCCGACGATCGGCATTCCGGGTCTTTGGTCGGCCCGGGCAGTCGACGTCATGACGCCGTTTCTGTCCGCACTGCTCGGCCTCGGAATCAACCAGGGCGCCTACACCTCCGAGGTGATGCGGGCGGGCATGCTGGCGGTCGATGTCGGGCAATATGAGGCCGCGCAGGCGATCGGCATGGGACGGCTGCGGGCACTGCGCCGGATCATCCTGCCGCAAGCGATGCGGGTGGTAATCCCGCCGCTCGGCAACGAGTTCATCGGCATGGTGAAGGCTACGTCTCTCGCCAGCGTCATCCAGTATCCGGAGGTGCTGCACAACGCCGAGAATATCTACTACGCGAATTCACGGGTGATCGAACTCCTGATCGTCGCTGGCTGCTGGTATCTGCTCGTCGTGTCGATCCTGACGCCTTTGCAGATGCTTCTCGAACGGCGCTTCGCGCGTGGCGCGTTGCAGATCACCCGATGA
- a CDS encoding ABC transporter substrate-binding protein — translation MLVSRRSLLRAAAAAPALSLPGIPRAQSQTTLRFIPVIDLTFVDPIYSTAQVSRNHGFMVYDTLYGMNSALEVSPQMVSGHVVSNDERQWDLTLRDGLLWHDGERVLARDCVASIRRWAARDGFGAELMAATDELSAPDDRTIRFRLSRPFPLLPAALGKAAIQAPFMMPERLASQDPFKPLTEVVGSGPFRFMADERVQGARNVYARFDRYQPRQDGKPDWTAGPKIVHYDRVVWTTMPDAATGVAALQTREQDWQETTPHDLLPVLKRTGGITTRILDPRGYTCMLRVNHLQPPFDNPAIRRALLGAIDQSAFMTAVAGDDPAYQSSPIGFFAPGTPMASDVGLNVFRGPRDMAKVKADLKAAGYNGEKVVLLVPTNSVAQKPLGDIAADMLQHAGMNVEYAGLDFGVVLQRQLKKDPIAQGGWSAGVGNWQGIDWLNPAGNSNLRGDSKVAGWYKSEKMGVLRSQWLAAANVAEQQRICRDIQALSFEEIPYFPIGQYKQPTAFRSSITGILDGAAVFWNVRPA, via the coding sequence ATGCTCGTTTCCCGCCGTTCACTGCTAAGGGCCGCCGCCGCAGCACCGGCGTTGTCGCTGCCGGGAATCCCGCGGGCGCAGTCGCAGACCACGCTGCGCTTTATCCCGGTGATCGACCTGACTTTTGTCGATCCGATCTACTCCACGGCGCAGGTCTCCCGAAACCATGGCTTCATGGTCTACGATACGCTCTACGGCATGAATTCGGCGCTCGAGGTCTCGCCTCAGATGGTGTCCGGGCATGTTGTGTCCAACGACGAGCGCCAGTGGGACCTGACGCTGCGCGACGGTCTGCTGTGGCATGACGGCGAGCGCGTGTTGGCGCGCGATTGCGTCGCGAGCATTCGCCGCTGGGCGGCCCGCGACGGGTTCGGCGCCGAGCTGATGGCCGCAACGGACGAACTGTCGGCGCCTGATGACCGCACCATCCGTTTTCGGTTGAGCAGGCCTTTCCCGCTGTTGCCGGCAGCACTCGGCAAGGCCGCGATCCAGGCGCCGTTCATGATGCCGGAGCGGCTGGCGAGCCAGGACCCGTTCAAGCCGCTGACCGAGGTCGTGGGCAGCGGTCCTTTCCGGTTCATGGCTGACGAGCGCGTGCAGGGCGCGCGCAACGTGTACGCCCGTTTCGATCGCTATCAGCCCCGTCAGGACGGCAAGCCCGATTGGACCGCAGGTCCCAAGATCGTTCATTACGACCGCGTGGTCTGGACGACGATGCCGGATGCGGCGACAGGGGTGGCTGCGCTGCAAACGCGCGAGCAGGATTGGCAGGAGACAACGCCGCACGACCTGCTGCCGGTGCTGAAGCGTACCGGCGGCATCACCACGCGGATTCTCGATCCTCGGGGTTACACCTGCATGTTGCGCGTGAACCATCTGCAGCCGCCGTTCGACAATCCCGCGATTCGCCGGGCACTGTTGGGCGCGATCGACCAGTCCGCGTTCATGACGGCGGTTGCGGGCGACGATCCCGCCTATCAATCCTCGCCGATCGGCTTCTTTGCGCCGGGCACGCCGATGGCGAGCGATGTCGGCCTCAATGTGTTCCGCGGGCCGCGCGACATGGCCAAGGTCAAGGCCGATCTGAAAGCCGCCGGCTACAATGGCGAGAAGGTGGTGCTGCTCGTGCCGACCAATTCGGTTGCACAAAAACCGCTCGGCGACATCGCAGCCGACATGCTGCAGCACGCTGGCATGAACGTCGAATATGCCGGACTGGATTTCGGGGTAGTGTTGCAGCGGCAGTTGAAAAAGGATCCGATCGCCCAGGGCGGCTGGAGCGCCGGCGTTGGCAACTGGCAAGGCATCGATTGGCTTAACCCGGCCGGCAATTCGAATCTGCGCGGCGACAGCAAAGTGGCCGGATGGTACAAGAGCGAGAAGATGGGGGTGTTGCGAAGCCAGTGGCTCGCTGCCGCCAACGTTGCCGAGCAGCAGCGCATCTGCCGCGATATCCAGGCGTTGTCGTTCGAGGAAATTCCTTACTTCCCGATCGGTCAGTACAAACAACCGACCGCGTTCCGATCGAGCATCACCGGTATCCTCGACGGTGCGGCCGTCTTCTGGAATGTGCGCCCGGCATGA
- a CDS encoding LysR family transcriptional regulator, with translation MNLRQLEILRAVIRHRTTVAAADELALSQPAISNALKAMEAQAGFALFERVNNRLFPTSEAMALYKESEAIFALHAKLENRVRDLRECRSGLLSIVATPPLAYSIIPHALSDFLRRRQQTRVFFDVRRYEGIIDGVSSRVAELGFALGLSHHPGIAHEVVHTGEMVCVLPPNHPLAERPAISASDLVGLPFIGLERGTRLGEAVRESFAQAGAPFQPTVEVRYCNTACVLAAAGVGAAVVDPFSPRQGGGQGLVVRSFTPKTVAVAYMLWSEAEPLSRLAKTFLNEVRQASRSLDRDAS, from the coding sequence ATGAACCTGCGCCAATTGGAGATCCTGCGTGCCGTTATCCGCCATCGGACCACGGTCGCGGCGGCGGACGAACTGGCGCTATCGCAACCGGCGATCAGCAACGCGCTGAAGGCGATGGAGGCGCAGGCGGGCTTCGCTTTGTTCGAGCGCGTCAACAACCGGCTGTTCCCGACATCAGAGGCGATGGCGCTCTACAAGGAAAGTGAAGCAATCTTTGCGCTCCACGCCAAACTCGAAAATCGCGTGCGCGACTTAAGGGAGTGCCGCTCGGGGCTTCTATCGATCGTGGCGACGCCGCCGCTGGCCTACAGCATTATTCCACACGCTTTATCGGACTTCCTGCGCCGCCGTCAGCAGACGCGTGTCTTCTTCGATGTGCGGCGTTACGAAGGAATCATCGACGGCGTTTCGAGCAGGGTCGCGGAGCTCGGCTTTGCGCTCGGGCTGTCGCATCATCCCGGCATTGCCCATGAGGTGGTTCATACCGGCGAAATGGTCTGCGTCCTGCCGCCGAACCATCCGCTGGCCGAACGTCCCGCCATTTCCGCTTCCGATCTTGTCGGCTTGCCCTTCATCGGGCTCGAGCGCGGCACGCGATTGGGCGAGGCCGTGCGCGAGAGCTTTGCGCAGGCCGGCGCGCCGTTCCAGCCAACTGTCGAGGTGCGATACTGCAATACGGCCTGCGTGCTCGCGGCCGCCGGCGTGGGCGCGGCGGTCGTCGATCCGTTTTCACCGCGCCAGGGCGGCGGCCAGGGCCTTGTCGTTCGGTCTTTCACCCCCAAGACCGTTGCCGTGGCCTATATGCTGTGGTCTGAGGCGGAGCCTCTATCACGCTTGGCCAAGACGTTCCTGAATGAAGTCCGGCAGGCGAGCCGCTCTCTCGACCGAGATGCCTCTTGA
- a CDS encoding ABC transporter substrate-binding protein: MDRRTVLKGIAGVGSLAATGGLSMPALSQGAAARTLRFVPQANLANFDPIWGTQYVVRNAAALVWDTLYGLDATLQPQRQMVESEEMSDDGLVWTFRLRPGLKFHDGAPVLSKDVVASLTRWSARDPMGLMLKAIQNELTAVDDRTFKWALKAPYPKMLLALGKNSTPCAFIMPERIAQTDPFKQIPEYVGSGPMKFAKGEWVPGAKAVFEKFADYTPRQEKASWLAGGKQMLVDRIEWVVIPDPATAAAALQNGEVDWWESPITDLVPSLKKNRNINVDIADPLGNIGSFRMNHLHPPFNDVKVRRAVLAALSQEDYMRALVGDDTALWKPLPGFFTPDTPLYTEEGGEILKGKRDLAMAKKLLAESGYSGQPVTCVVAQDQPITKAQGDVTADLLKQIGMNVDFVATDWGTVGSRRAQKTPPGQGGWGMFHTWHAGADCISPAAYNAIRANGDKAWFGWPTSEAVEKEVTAWFDAKNLDEEKVAVKRLNKAAMEDVVYAPTGFFLSYTAWRKNVSGIAKGPLPFFWGVSKTA, from the coding sequence ATGGATCGCAGGACTGTGTTGAAGGGAATAGCCGGGGTAGGCAGCCTGGCGGCAACGGGCGGTCTCTCGATGCCGGCGCTTTCGCAAGGCGCCGCCGCGCGCACATTGCGCTTTGTGCCGCAGGCCAACCTCGCGAATTTCGATCCGATCTGGGGGACCCAGTATGTCGTACGCAACGCGGCTGCGCTGGTGTGGGATACCCTCTACGGCCTCGACGCCACATTGCAGCCGCAACGCCAGATGGTCGAGTCCGAGGAAATGTCCGATGACGGTCTGGTCTGGACCTTTCGGCTTCGACCGGGGCTGAAGTTTCACGATGGCGCGCCGGTGCTGAGCAAGGATGTGGTGGCGAGTCTCACGCGCTGGTCGGCGCGCGATCCGATGGGCCTGATGCTCAAGGCAATCCAGAACGAGCTGACTGCCGTCGACGACAGGACCTTCAAATGGGCGCTGAAGGCGCCTTATCCGAAGATGCTACTGGCGTTGGGCAAGAACAGCACGCCTTGCGCCTTCATCATGCCAGAGCGCATTGCCCAGACCGACCCGTTCAAGCAGATCCCCGAATATGTCGGCTCGGGCCCCATGAAATTCGCAAAGGGCGAATGGGTGCCCGGCGCCAAGGCAGTGTTCGAGAAGTTTGCCGATTACACACCGCGGCAGGAGAAGGCATCCTGGCTCGCCGGCGGCAAGCAGATGCTGGTCGACCGCATCGAATGGGTAGTGATCCCGGATCCTGCCACGGCGGCGGCAGCACTTCAGAATGGCGAAGTCGATTGGTGGGAGAGCCCTATTACCGATCTCGTGCCGTCACTCAAGAAGAACCGCAATATCAACGTCGACATCGCCGATCCCCTCGGCAACATCGGTTCGTTCCGGATGAATCACCTGCATCCGCCCTTCAACGATGTGAAGGTGCGACGTGCCGTGCTCGCGGCGCTGAGCCAGGAAGACTACATGCGCGCGCTGGTCGGCGACGATACCGCGCTCTGGAAGCCACTGCCGGGCTTCTTCACGCCGGACACGCCGCTTTACACGGAGGAGGGTGGCGAGATCCTGAAGGGCAAGCGCGATCTCGCAATGGCAAAGAAGTTGCTGGCCGAGAGCGGCTATTCAGGCCAGCCGGTCACCTGCGTGGTGGCGCAGGATCAACCGATCACCAAGGCGCAGGGCGATGTCACCGCCGATCTGTTGAAGCAAATCGGAATGAATGTCGACTTCGTTGCGACCGATTGGGGCACGGTCGGTTCCCGCCGCGCCCAGAAGACGCCGCCGGGCCAGGGCGGCTGGGGGATGTTTCACACCTGGCATGCCGGCGCGGACTGCATCAGTCCCGCCGCCTACAACGCCATTCGCGCCAATGGCGACAAGGCGTGGTTTGGCTGGCCCACGAGCGAGGCCGTGGAAAAGGAAGTCACGGCATGGTTCGATGCCAAAAATCTCGATGAGGAGAAGGTTGCGGTCAAGCGCCTCAACAAGGCGGCGATGGAGGATGTTGTCTATGCGCCGACCGGCTTCTTCCTGAGCTACACGGCGTGGCGCAAGAATGTCTCCGGTATCGCCAAGGGGCCGCTGCCGTTCTTCTGGGGCGTGTCGAAGACCGCATGA
- a CDS encoding N-carbamoyl-D-amino-acid hydrolase — MLVRVLRAAAAQMGPTQKADSREHTLGRMLALLEEAAARGATLVVFPELAFTTFFPRWLIEDEALDHYFERGMPNPSVQPLFNRARALGIGFYVGYAELTSDGRRFNCSILVDRDGEILGRYRKVHLPGSVEPRAGAPYQQLEKRYFEYGDLGFPAFRAGPDWRHAIMGMMVCNDRRWPEAWRVLGLQGVELVCIGYNSAAYDPNGGVSEDAALRTFHSKLVTQANAYMNATWAIAVAKAGNEDGSGLIGGSCIVDPNGRIVAEAQTLADEIVVADLDLDLCRQGKDKMFNFAAHRRPQQYTAITERAGVVEPAALDAVKHQAASRGAGRRS, encoded by the coding sequence ATGTTGGTTCGAGTTCTCCGCGCCGCCGCCGCTCAGATGGGGCCGACGCAAAAAGCGGACTCGCGAGAGCATACGCTTGGCCGGATGTTGGCGTTGCTGGAGGAGGCGGCTGCGCGCGGCGCAACATTGGTCGTTTTTCCTGAACTGGCGTTCACGACGTTCTTCCCACGATGGCTTATCGAGGACGAAGCGCTCGATCATTACTTCGAACGTGGCATGCCAAATCCGAGCGTGCAGCCTTTGTTCAATCGCGCCCGCGCGCTCGGCATCGGCTTCTACGTCGGTTACGCCGAACTGACGTCGGACGGTCGGCGCTTCAACTGTTCGATCCTGGTAGACCGCGACGGCGAAATCCTCGGGCGCTATCGCAAGGTGCATTTGCCGGGCTCGGTCGAGCCGCGTGCCGGCGCGCCCTACCAGCAGCTCGAAAAACGCTATTTCGAATATGGCGATCTGGGATTTCCTGCCTTCAGGGCGGGACCGGATTGGCGCCATGCGATCATGGGCATGATGGTCTGCAATGATCGCCGCTGGCCGGAAGCCTGGCGCGTGCTGGGCCTGCAGGGCGTCGAACTGGTCTGCATCGGCTACAATTCCGCAGCCTACGATCCAAACGGCGGCGTCTCCGAAGACGCCGCGCTGCGCACCTTCCATTCCAAGCTCGTGACCCAGGCCAACGCCTACATGAACGCCACCTGGGCGATCGCGGTCGCCAAGGCAGGGAACGAGGATGGCTCCGGACTGATCGGAGGCTCCTGCATCGTGGATCCCAATGGCCGGATCGTCGCCGAAGCGCAGACGCTCGCGGACGAAATTGTCGTCGCCGACCTCGACCTCGATCTCTGCCGCCAGGGCAAGGACAAGATGTTCAATTTCGCCGCGCACCGGCGGCCGCAGCAATACACAGCGATCACAGAGCGTGCCGGCGTCGTCGAGCCGGCCGCGCTCGATGCGGTTAAACATCAAGCGGCAAGTCGCGGTGCGGGCCGAAGGAGCTGA
- a CDS encoding ABC transporter substrate-binding protein, with translation MTRLSFSLGFAALLAITTAESAELPESIKQAGTLRLTVNSTYAPMEYRDPTTNQLVGLDIDLANELAKRLGVKIIWSETPFAELIPSLQTKRADFIISGISDRSSRREAADFIDYLATGPQFFVLTENETKSPIDLCGKKVGTTRSTSFPVEIEKWSKQNCEANGKPAVQYVPGENSIDVRNQLKQSRIDAAVQGSETLPYAQGQETGKYRIVGEPFSTGYQGIMFRKDDAALREVVTEHLAAMMSDGSYKAILDKYGLGANAVAQPMMNASPQ, from the coding sequence ATGACACGTCTCTCGTTCTCCCTTGGGTTCGCCGCGCTCCTCGCCATTACAACGGCAGAGTCCGCCGAACTTCCGGAATCGATCAAGCAGGCGGGTACGTTGCGGCTGACGGTCAACTCGACCTACGCCCCCATGGAATACCGTGATCCCACCACAAACCAGCTCGTCGGGCTCGATATCGATCTCGCCAACGAACTCGCGAAGCGGCTGGGCGTGAAGATCATCTGGAGCGAAACGCCGTTCGCCGAGCTGATCCCCTCATTGCAGACAAAGCGTGCGGATTTCATCATCAGCGGCATTTCGGACCGTAGCTCGCGGCGCGAGGCCGCTGATTTCATCGACTATCTGGCGACAGGTCCGCAGTTTTTTGTCCTGACGGAGAATGAGACGAAGTCTCCTATTGATCTCTGCGGCAAGAAGGTCGGAACGACGCGGAGCACCAGCTTCCCGGTCGAGATCGAGAAATGGAGCAAGCAGAATTGCGAAGCGAACGGCAAGCCCGCCGTGCAATATGTTCCGGGCGAAAACAGCATCGATGTCCGCAACCAGCTCAAGCAGAGCCGCATCGACGCCGCGGTGCAGGGCAGCGAAACGTTGCCCTACGCGCAAGGGCAGGAGACCGGCAAATACCGCATTGTAGGTGAACCGTTCTCCACCGGCTATCAGGGCATCATGTTCCGGAAGGACGATGCGGCGCTGCGCGAAGTGGTGACGGAACATCTGGCAGCGATGATGTCAGACGGTTCCTACAAGGCCATTCTCGACAAATACGGTTTGGGCGCGAACGCCGTGGCCCAACCGATGATGAATGCGTCCCCGCAATGA
- a CDS encoding polysaccharide deacetylase family protein — MQDSKALASIPLIPANTAPPAPDYPWPKPYTSAMFLSFDVDAESAWTSKDALHAQRLITMSYGGYEARVGTPKLLELLDQLDLKATFFITGWSADAHPAMAEAILRAGHEIGHHGYHHLLPDPGDPWIEEELERGFEALKRRLGVKPTGYRAPYGEFTEELRVALVRHGIVYTSSFRDDVRPYRHRLADGRPGTIELPVTASYDDWMHGLSARFSPRPIFPKEHVLSIWKDELDEVRDWGAMVTTVLHPQCSGRPMRLRLLREFLTYAKSCPDLWITTGEAIAANFSSHEAAIL, encoded by the coding sequence ATGCAGGACAGTAAAGCGCTCGCGAGCATTCCGCTCATTCCCGCGAACACCGCGCCGCCGGCCCCGGACTATCCGTGGCCCAAGCCTTATACATCAGCGATGTTCCTCTCCTTCGACGTGGACGCGGAGAGCGCCTGGACCAGCAAGGACGCGTTGCACGCCCAGCGCCTCATCACCATGAGCTATGGCGGCTACGAGGCGCGCGTCGGCACGCCGAAGCTCCTGGAGCTGCTCGATCAGCTTGACCTCAAGGCGACGTTCTTCATCACCGGCTGGTCGGCGGATGCGCATCCGGCGATGGCGGAGGCCATTCTTAGGGCGGGCCATGAGATCGGCCACCACGGGTATCACCATCTGCTGCCGGATCCGGGCGACCCCTGGATCGAGGAGGAACTGGAGCGGGGTTTTGAGGCGCTGAAGCGCCGGCTCGGCGTCAAGCCGACCGGCTATCGGGCGCCTTACGGCGAATTCACCGAAGAGCTGCGCGTGGCACTGGTGCGCCACGGTATCGTTTACACCTCGTCATTTCGCGACGACGTGCGGCCTTACCGCCATCGCCTTGCCGATGGCAGGCCGGGCACGATCGAGCTGCCGGTGACCGCAAGTTACGATGACTGGATGCACGGACTGTCCGCCCGGTTCAGCCCGCGGCCGATCTTTCCGAAGGAGCATGTGCTCTCGATCTGGAAGGATGAGCTCGATGAGGTCAGGGATTGGGGCGCGATGGTTACGACTGTGCTGCACCCGCAATGCAGCGGCCGTCCGATGCGGCTTCGGCTGCTGCGCGAATTTCTCACCTATGCCAAATCCTGCCCCGATCTGTGGATCACAACCGGAGAGGCGATCGCGGCGAATTTCAGCAGTCACGAAGCAGCCATCCTCTGA
- a CDS encoding amino acid ABC transporter ATP-binding protein produces the protein MTQPLVAIRSVSKNFGEFQALNRVSLDVWAGEVLCLIGASGSGKTTLLRCINQLTSVDSGGIWLDGELLGVREEGGRLHRLTERQIARQRLKTGMVFQRFNLFPHKTALENITEGPVQVQGRSREDARAEAMELLGRVGLVAKADAYPSQLSGGQQQRVAIARALAMKPMLMLFDEPTSALDPELVGEVLTVMKELARSGMTMMVVTHELGFAREVADTVVYMDHGAIVESGPAAEVLGKPREVRTQSFLSAVI, from the coding sequence ATGACCCAGCCCCTCGTCGCCATCCGTTCGGTCAGCAAGAACTTTGGGGAGTTTCAAGCCCTCAATCGAGTCTCGCTCGACGTCTGGGCGGGCGAGGTGCTGTGCCTGATCGGGGCGTCGGGATCGGGCAAGACGACGCTGCTGCGTTGCATCAACCAGCTCACGTCAGTCGACAGCGGCGGCATCTGGCTGGATGGCGAGTTGCTGGGCGTACGCGAAGAGGGTGGGCGATTGCATCGTCTCACCGAGCGGCAGATCGCGCGCCAGCGCCTGAAGACAGGGATGGTGTTTCAGCGCTTCAACCTGTTCCCGCACAAGACCGCGCTTGAAAATATCACCGAAGGTCCGGTGCAGGTGCAGGGGCGCAGCCGCGAGGACGCGCGGGCGGAGGCGATGGAGCTTCTCGGACGCGTCGGGCTTGTGGCGAAAGCCGATGCCTATCCTTCACAGCTTTCCGGCGGGCAGCAGCAGCGGGTGGCGATTGCCCGCGCGCTTGCCATGAAGCCGATGCTGATGCTGTTTGACGAGCCGACCAGTGCACTCGATCCCGAACTGGTCGGAGAGGTGCTCACCGTCATGAAGGAGCTTGCCCGCAGCGGCATGACGATGATGGTGGTGACGCACGAACTCGGCTTCGCGCGAGAGGTGGCGGATACGGTCGTCTATATGGACCATGGCGCAATCGTGGAGTCCGGGCCTGCGGCGGAGGTTCTGGGGAAGCCCCGTGAAGTACGTACTCAATCCTTTCTTTCCGCGGTGATCTGA